In Thiospirochaeta perfilievii, a single window of DNA contains:
- a CDS encoding class I SAM-dependent methyltransferase gives MKIDVNDKIIWDEIYQKEKFSPGWAIPGLDHNIVRIIKNSYPINSRIKVLDIGCGNGRNSEIVERLNELHITYTGIDFSFEAIKYCIKTYNRDKKFLHLDITQDVNHISDKFDIIIDSGCFHSIPPNLRESYINTVLKLSKEGTKLIIAAWWRPKEIEFSIKPSYFPYLYLDEWVFNRSDIKKIFNQNFELEKEYVDNNIYKDLKRGFAYFTLSRLPI, from the coding sequence ATGAAGATTGATGTTAATGATAAAATTATTTGGGATGAAATATATCAAAAAGAGAAATTCTCCCCAGGATGGGCTATACCAGGTTTGGATCACAATATTGTTAGAATAATTAAAAATTCTTATCCTATAAACAGCAGAATAAAGGTTTTAGATATTGGTTGTGGGAATGGAAGAAATTCAGAAATTGTAGAGAGGTTAAATGAGTTACACATTACTTATACGGGTATTGATTTCTCATTTGAAGCTATTAAATACTGTATTAAAACATATAATAGGGATAAAAAGTTCTTGCATTTAGATATAACCCAGGATGTTAATCATATTAGTGATAAGTTTGATATAATTATAGACTCAGGATGTTTTCATAGTATCCCCCCTAATTTAAGAGAGAGTTATATTAATACAGTTTTAAAGTTAAGCAAAGAGGGAACAAAATTAATAATTGCAGCATGGTGGAGACCTAAAGAGATAGAATTTTCCATTAAACCATCATACTTTCCATACCTTTATCTAGATGAGTGGGTATTTAATAGGTCTGATATTAAAAAAATATTTAATCAAAACTTTGAATTAGAGAAGGAATATGTAGATAACAATATCTATAAGGACCTTAAAAGGGGATTTGCCTACTTTACCCTATCGAGACTCCCCATATAA
- a CDS encoding substrate-binding periplasmic protein: MNRIIILLFISLAINLNSVDIVNYDFPKFSIYTEDWKPYQYIDYDGIRGISVDVMELMLKYLGSSQDRYDFEFLPWTRAYNLTINNSDSILFLMTQTRERKDLFKWVGPLKTYNNYLYARKDRNIVINNKNDLYKYKFGSVKDDASELFLLKLGISLDSMIRANVGSDVVKVLHKGRIDMLLSETSSFLSDVETLNLNHKDFEPVYLASTSQLFFAFNKDTPDEIINRFQDAYNTLESSGKIDQIFKLYGESR, translated from the coding sequence TTGAATAGGATAATAATATTACTCTTTATTTCTTTAGCTATCAATTTAAATAGCGTAGATATTGTTAATTATGACTTTCCTAAATTTTCTATATATACAGAGGATTGGAAACCCTATCAGTATATTGATTATGATGGGATTCGTGGAATCTCTGTAGATGTTATGGAACTTATGCTTAAGTATCTAGGAAGTAGTCAAGATAGATATGACTTTGAGTTTTTACCATGGACTAGAGCGTATAATCTAACTATAAATAATAGTGATTCTATACTTTTTTTAATGACACAGACAAGGGAGAGAAAGGATCTATTTAAGTGGGTTGGTCCCTTAAAAACTTATAATAACTACCTCTATGCAAGGAAGGATAGAAATATAGTTATAAACAATAAAAATGATTTATATAAGTATAAGTTTGGTTCTGTTAAGGATGACGCAAGTGAACTCTTTTTATTAAAACTAGGTATCTCCTTGGATAGTATGATTAGGGCTAATGTTGGCTCCGATGTTGTTAAAGTTTTACATAAGGGGCGTATTGATATGTTATTAAGTGAAACATCCTCCTTCTTAAGTGATGTTGAAACTCTTAATCTTAATCATAAAGATTTTGAACCAGTATATTTGGCAAGTACTTCCCAACTATTCTTCGCTTTTAATAAAGATACTCCAGATGAAATAATTAATAGATTCCAAGATGCATATAATACTCTAGAGAGTAGTGGTAAAATTGATCAAATATTTAAATTATATGGGGAGTCTCGATAG
- a CDS encoding P-II family nitrogen regulator yields MYLITAMIKPQRFEEVKKALFDANIHKMTVSSVKGCGQQKGYEESFRGVVSEVNLLNKMRLDIAVNEKYKDATIEAIIKGARTETIGDGKIFVTELKECIRIRTGEEGAEAIG; encoded by the coding sequence ATGTATTTAATAACAGCAATGATTAAGCCACAGAGGTTTGAAGAAGTAAAGAAGGCACTATTTGATGCAAATATACACAAAATGACAGTCTCTTCTGTTAAAGGTTGTGGGCAACAAAAAGGTTATGAAGAGTCCTTTAGAGGTGTAGTTTCTGAAGTTAATCTACTAAATAAAATGAGGCTAGACATCGCCGTAAATGAGAAGTATAAAGATGCAACTATTGAAGCAATAATCAAAGGTGCTAGGACCGAGACAATTGGGGATGGTAAAATTTTTGTTACAGAACTAAAAGAGTGTATAAGAATAAGAACAGGAGAAGAGGGTGCTGAAGCTATAGGCTGA
- a CDS encoding ammonium transporter, with protein MEFFKNKRVVFSLILGGLIISPAAADTNQVVEIAMGLDTVWVLLGAFLVFFMQAGFGMVEAGFIRAKNSTNILTKNFLDFCMASIGFFVFGYAIMFGKGNGFLGWSGFAMVGAESGADVPLFAFWLFQAAFCGAAATIVAGGMAERMKFKAYLVYSFLISAFIYPIVGHWVWGGGWLSALNFTDFAGSAVVHTTGGVAALIGTIILKPRTGKYRPDGSVKMIAGHNIPLASLGVFILWFGWFGFNAGSTLSVGDGSLISLVAINTNLAAAAGGILAMIVVWGTTGKPDLSMALNGALAGLVAVTAPCAFISPLSAIIIGSVGGILVVLVSLLLDRLKIDDPVGAFPVHGVNGIWGTLALGLFGRQSLGLTSEGLFFGGGFSQLGVQALGVFTIATFVIVAMGIIFLIIDKTIGLRASVDEENIGLDIGEHGLESYSGFQIIE; from the coding sequence ATGGAATTTTTTAAAAATAAGAGAGTTGTGTTTTCACTTATCTTAGGGGGGCTTATTATATCTCCTGCAGCAGCTGATACAAATCAGGTTGTTGAAATTGCAATGGGTTTAGATACTGTATGGGTTTTATTAGGAGCATTTTTAGTATTCTTTATGCAGGCTGGTTTTGGTATGGTAGAGGCTGGGTTTATTCGGGCAAAAAACTCTACTAACATTTTGACTAAAAACTTTTTAGACTTTTGTATGGCTTCTATTGGTTTTTTTGTTTTTGGTTATGCCATTATGTTTGGTAAGGGTAACGGCTTTTTAGGTTGGTCTGGTTTTGCTATGGTTGGTGCAGAAAGTGGAGCTGATGTTCCCCTATTTGCATTCTGGTTATTTCAGGCTGCATTTTGTGGAGCTGCTGCAACAATTGTTGCAGGTGGAATGGCTGAGCGAATGAAATTTAAAGCATATTTAGTCTACTCCTTCTTAATTTCAGCTTTTATATATCCAATAGTTGGTCACTGGGTATGGGGTGGCGGTTGGCTATCAGCCCTAAATTTTACAGATTTTGCAGGGTCGGCGGTTGTTCATACTACTGGTGGAGTTGCAGCACTAATTGGTACAATTATATTAAAACCTAGAACAGGGAAATATAGGCCAGATGGTTCTGTTAAAATGATTGCTGGACACAATATTCCATTGGCATCTCTAGGTGTATTTATATTGTGGTTTGGTTGGTTTGGTTTTAATGCAGGATCAACTTTAAGTGTTGGAGATGGTTCTTTAATCTCTTTAGTAGCAATAAATACAAACCTTGCCGCAGCAGCTGGTGGGATTTTAGCAATGATAGTTGTATGGGGTACCACAGGTAAACCTGACTTATCAATGGCTCTAAATGGTGCTTTAGCTGGTTTAGTTGCTGTAACAGCCCCATGCGCATTTATTAGTCCCCTGTCAGCAATAATAATAGGTTCTGTAGGCGGAATCTTAGTAGTATTGGTATCCCTATTATTAGACCGATTAAAAATTGATGATCCTGTAGGAGCCTTCCCTGTTCACGGAGTAAATGGTATTTGGGGAACTTTAGCACTAGGATTATTTGGTCGACAATCATTAGGACTAACATCCGAGGGATTATTTTTTGGTGGAGGCTTCTCCCAATTAGGAGTTCAGGCTTTAGGTGTATTTACAATAGCAACATTTGTAATTGTAGCAATGGGAATAATCTTTTTAATTATTGATAAAACTATTGGTTTAAGAGCATCGGTTGATGAAGAGAACATAGGTCTAGATATTGGTGAGCACGGCTTGGAATCATATTCTGGATTCCAGATAATAGAGTAG
- a CDS encoding clostripain-related cysteine peptidase, which yields MKYVIYFLILLGFGCQIDHSIETKKSDTSKHLVLIYMDADNDLEKAAIEDINELESIDLTDSGFKIVVLLDRIGGYDKSNGDWTDTRLFEITYDKNGLDNRIVSKRLYGMGLKEGQNVELNMGDPNTIKTFITFVKSSYDFKYSSLIIWNHGGGWRSLSVDQEKIFKSICWDYSDNFDNLLMAELSQGLKGESFDLIGFDACYMGMIEVGYQLKDITGIIIGSEDEEPEDGWDYRDIFTSAILLNSDPLNFANVIVDSYRENSSPYNYTLSAFYTKDFEALVSKLDSFIAYLQHIDTFQILDARGFTVDFNNDTNIDLRDFACQFTSSSEAITLINKIDSIVFNNWSNQFYKKCGGLAIYFPAPNNWGELYYYNDENIDFTKDTKWDEFIKNILQ from the coding sequence TTGAAATATGTTATATATTTTTTGATCTTGCTAGGATTTGGGTGTCAAATAGATCATTCAATAGAGACTAAAAAGAGTGATACCTCTAAGCATTTAGTACTTATCTATATGGATGCAGATAATGATTTAGAAAAAGCTGCAATAGAAGATATAAACGAACTAGAATCCATTGACCTTACAGATAGTGGATTTAAGATAGTTGTTCTACTAGATAGAATAGGTGGTTACGATAAATCAAATGGAGATTGGACAGATACCCGTCTTTTTGAAATTACTTATGACAAAAATGGATTAGATAATAGGATAGTATCAAAGAGACTCTATGGAATGGGGCTTAAGGAAGGTCAAAATGTAGAGCTTAATATGGGAGATCCTAATACTATTAAAACCTTTATCACATTTGTAAAGAGTAGTTATGATTTTAAATACAGCTCCCTTATAATTTGGAATCATGGAGGTGGCTGGCGATCTTTAAGTGTGGATCAAGAGAAGATTTTTAAAAGTATATGTTGGGACTATAGTGATAACTTCGATAACCTTCTGATGGCTGAGTTATCCCAGGGACTTAAAGGAGAGTCTTTTGATCTAATCGGCTTTGATGCCTGTTATATGGGGATGATAGAGGTGGGATATCAACTTAAAGATATAACAGGAATTATTATAGGGTCAGAGGATGAGGAACCAGAAGATGGGTGGGATTATAGAGATATTTTTACCTCGGCTATACTCTTAAATAGTGATCCCCTAAACTTTGCCAATGTAATTGTAGATTCCTATAGAGAAAACTCTTCTCCATATAACTATACATTATCAGCATTTTATACAAAGGATTTTGAGGCTCTTGTCTCAAAGCTAGATAGTTTTATTGCATATTTGCAACATATAGATACCTTTCAAATTCTAGATGCTAGAGGTTTTACTGTTGATTTTAACAATGATACAAATATCGATCTAAGAGATTTTGCATGCCAGTTTACTTCAAGCAGTGAGGCCATTACTTTAATAAATAAGATTGATAGTATTGTTTTTAACAATTGGAGTAACCAGTTTTACAAAAAGTGCGGAGGTCTTGCGATATATTTCCCAGCACCTAATAACTGGGGGGAGCTGTATTATTATAACGATGAAAATATAGACTTTACAAAGGATACAAAATGGGATGAATTTATAAAAAATATCTTACAATAA
- a CDS encoding sensor domain-containing diguanylate cyclase gives MNSQVLGLIESSKKLFISDIDAAEKSALKAVKLSRSLNLKLELAESLTVLARVLADKGCIDQVTNTLFEAHELLEESRDKSPLIQVYSTLGSFYLGTGELELSLESYMSSLNLSIELNEKIKKPNTLMGIGTVLAYKGSNSDALEYYQDAKEAAEENGNVEVVLKSLNNIGWVYNSLDMLEEAEGYLNLCIKKAKNEGLRNILMPALDELGIIYRKKKLYNKAIECWKEAIKIDQERGVSYNSTAPNINLADYYISVENWSEARSYLDAAHVMCNRTRSRIDLIEIYRLESKISESQGNFFEALNNYKKYTELDREIRTQESIRELNRVKVDTLTKGRDRLVILGKIGREITESLDLSTMLSRIKTNAAKLFDFSIIGIAKYDSKTGDISYELFLEDGNILPNVYTNRSDTNSVAAWVVRNEKPVIISNYKEEYHKYVETENILSSAHWKINNKTPQSVLYNPLKIEDKIIGLITVQSYKVAAYPVEAVEAFNILSSYAAIGLNNALQSNKITEQNRRLSILATSDSLTGIKNRRAFFESIEKSRAWSLRNKIPFSLILLDLDYFKKINDSYGHPAGDFCLIEVSKVLKESIYRANDDVGRIGGEEFGVLLNNTDSNGALIVANRIRESIAALDLKFKGINFSITSSLGVITVYPEDDKLLSVKQIVSNVDKALYVAKNSGRNRVEEYK, from the coding sequence GTGAATAGTCAAGTTTTAGGTCTAATTGAATCTAGTAAGAAGTTATTCATCTCTGATATTGACGCGGCTGAAAAAAGTGCATTAAAAGCTGTTAAGCTATCTAGATCTTTAAACTTAAAACTAGAACTTGCAGAGAGTCTTACTGTTTTAGCCCGAGTTTTAGCAGATAAAGGGTGCATTGATCAGGTTACTAATACTCTTTTTGAGGCCCATGAACTTTTAGAAGAGAGTAGAGATAAATCCCCTTTAATACAGGTATATAGTACACTAGGAAGTTTTTATCTAGGTACTGGAGAGTTGGAATTATCCCTTGAATCATATATGTCCTCGCTAAATTTATCCATAGAATTAAATGAGAAAATTAAAAAACCAAACACTTTAATGGGGATTGGAACAGTATTGGCTTATAAAGGCTCTAATAGTGATGCTTTAGAGTATTATCAAGATGCAAAAGAGGCCGCAGAAGAGAACGGTAATGTTGAGGTAGTTCTAAAATCTTTAAATAATATTGGTTGGGTCTATAACTCTCTAGATATGTTAGAGGAGGCTGAGGGTTATTTAAATCTCTGTATAAAAAAAGCCAAAAATGAGGGTTTAAGAAATATTCTAATGCCAGCTTTAGATGAGTTAGGAATTATCTATAGGAAAAAGAAGTTATATAATAAGGCTATTGAGTGCTGGAAAGAAGCTATTAAAATAGATCAGGAAAGGGGGGTGTCTTATAATAGTACTGCTCCAAATATAAACCTTGCAGACTATTATATCTCTGTTGAAAATTGGTCTGAGGCTCGTAGCTACCTGGATGCAGCCCATGTTATGTGTAATAGAACTAGATCAAGGATTGATCTTATAGAGATCTATAGGTTGGAATCAAAAATATCTGAATCCCAGGGGAATTTCTTTGAGGCATTAAATAATTATAAAAAGTACACAGAGCTAGATAGGGAGATTAGAACTCAGGAGTCTATTAGGGAGTTAAATAGAGTTAAGGTTGATACTTTAACAAAGGGTAGGGATCGGCTAGTTATTTTAGGAAAAATAGGAAGGGAAATAACAGAGAGTCTCGATCTTAGTACTATGTTATCTAGGATTAAAACAAATGCAGCTAAGTTATTTGATTTTTCAATTATTGGAATAGCTAAATACGACTCTAAAACAGGGGATATTTCCTATGAGCTTTTTTTAGAAGATGGGAATATTCTTCCTAATGTATACACAAATAGGAGTGATACAAATAGTGTTGCAGCCTGGGTCGTAAGAAATGAGAAGCCTGTTATAATTTCTAATTATAAAGAAGAGTATCATAAGTATGTAGAGACTGAAAATATTTTAAGTAGTGCTCATTGGAAAATTAATAATAAAACACCTCAATCCGTTCTATATAATCCCCTTAAAATTGAAGATAAAATTATAGGGCTTATAACTGTACAGAGCTATAAGGTAGCAGCCTATCCTGTAGAAGCTGTAGAAGCATTTAATATTTTGTCCTCCTATGCGGCTATTGGATTAAATAACGCACTTCAATCAAATAAAATTACCGAGCAAAATAGAAGGTTATCTATATTAGCCACTTCCGATAGCTTAACAGGAATTAAGAATAGGCGAGCATTTTTTGAATCTATAGAGAAAAGTAGAGCCTGGTCCTTAAGAAATAAAATTCCATTCTCTCTAATATTGCTAGATCTTGATTATTTTAAGAAAATAAATGACTCATATGGTCACCCAGCTGGAGATTTCTGTTTAATTGAGGTTTCAAAAGTATTAAAAGAGTCTATCTATAGAGCTAACGATGATGTGGGTAGAATAGGTGGAGAAGAGTTTGGTGTATTGTTAAATAATACAGATTCAAATGGAGCTTTAATAGTTGCTAATAGGATCCGAGAGAGTATAGCTGCATTAGATTTGAAGTTTAAAGGAATAAATTTTTCTATTACTTCTAGTCTAGGGGTTATTACCGTATATCCAGAAGATGATAAGCTATTATCTGTTAAGCAGATAGTTTCTAATGTGGATAAGGCTCTATATGTAGCTAAAAATAGTGGTCGTAATAGAGTCGAAGAGTACAAATAA